The sequence CAGAGAGAGGTCTTCATCGGCACCTTACAAATGAGGCGCGTATGAAACACCGAACGCCACATCTGTCACGTAGTTAAGCGACGATGAATATTGGTTCAAGAAATTCGGGAAGCCATACATGTAGCGTGCTTCCACAAATCCCGAGAACGAGGAGCTCACGGCAACTTCTATTCCGGCCCGAAGCGACGGGGCCAGGGTCGCGGCGAACCCCTGATTCATTTGCCACGTAACCGCTTCGACACCGGCGGCGACATACGGGCGTATCTTCCCGTTGGAAAAATAATACAGCGCATCGGTCCCGAGATAACCGACGCCAAAATTAAGGTCGAATCGCGGGTCCGAGATTTGAGAGGCGGAATAGACGTTCGACTGATAAATGAAGGGGGAATAGAACGATGATCGGCTCGCCGCGGAGTACGGGGAACCGTAGAAGATCACTCCGGCGTTCACTTCAAGGCGCACGGAAGAAATCCTGGATACAAGCGCGTGGAGGTCGACGTTGAAGCCGCTGCGGGCGACATCGTCAATTTTGAATCCGGCATACCCAGTAGTGATACCGAAATCGGCCCGATTGTTTGCCTGAGACAGCCGGATCTCGCTGGACGACATCTCGGAGCGGACCTGATCGTCTCCGACGGGATACGACGTCTGCGCGATCATCGTCGCGCTGGCCGCAAGAAGGAGAATACCTACGACGCTCTTCATAACCAACCTCCGCTAAGAAGTACTTCCAGAAGGTACGCAGCCGGAACATTGATGTCAAGTTGTCACAGGACATCGCCGCGCAGTCCGCGGATCCTCTTTCTCGCCTGTTCGACCAGCAGCGAATTGGGGAACAAAGCGAGCAATTGCTCATAGGCATGGATCGCCTTCTCCTTGTCCTTTAACTGGAATTGATACAACTCGCCGATACCGAATTGCGCTTTATCCCGCATGATACTCTTTGGGTAATCGGAGAGAAGCTTCTCGTACGACGCAAGCGCGTCGTTCGGCTGACCGACAACGACAGAGAGCTCGGCTTTCTTGAGGAGCGCATTTTCCGCGAGCGGAGCGTCGGGAAAAGTCTGCACGATGGACGAGAGTGATGCTATCTCCTCCGAATATTTTTTCCGGCGGTCCAGCAGCGCCGCATGCGCATATTCTTTTAAGGCGGGCCCGCTTCCCGTCTGATTCTCCTTAATAAAATGAAGGAGACGGAGCGCGTCGTTCGATTCGTCGTCGGAAAGAGCCTGGGCGATATCCCGAAGGAGCGATGAAGCGCTGTCAAACTGTGCCTGGAAAAATTGAATTTCAGCCAGGGCAAAGCGGGCTCGTGTCTTTTCTTCCGGCAGAGCATAGGGGGACGCGGCGGCGATTGCATACCGGTGGGAGGCTTCAGCCAGCTTCCCTTGTGCGACCTTGACCGCTCCCGTCGCGGACAGAATTGCCGGGGACATTTTTTGAGCCTGGGGAAGCATGAGCAGCGAGTCGAGGATCGCTTCGGCAGCATCCAAATCAAAATAGCGCTCGAAGTGCATCATCGCAGCGCGGTACAGCGCCTGCACGCTCACCTCCGTGTGCGGATAATCTCTGGATAACGAAAGATACAGCTCCATCGCACCCTGATAACCAGGATGAGATTCCGAAAGGAGCGCTCCGGGCACCGACCGAAGATCGTTCAAGGTATCTGCGGCCGGACCAAGCTCCTCCATGGCGCGTGCGTAACCGAACATGGCGTTCGGCGTCTGAGCCGTCGCGCGATAGTTTTCAACGAAGGACCGATACGCCATGGCGGCAGCGTCGTATGCTTTTTCCTTGAACGCCAAACCGGCAAAGGACATCACTTCAACGCCGTTGGAATGCGTCAGCGCATCAATTTCTTTCGCGATTTCAAGCGCCTTGTAAAAGCGCTTCCCTTCCATATAAAGCCAGAGAAGCAAACGCCGGACCACCACGTTCCTGGAATCCCGCGCGGCCGCTTCTTCAACGACCGTCGTCGCCGCTGCGAGACCCTCCCCTTTTGCGGTAAACCCCGACAGCCGGGATTCCACAAGCTCCAGCTCATGCTCATTGAGAGACAGCATGGTCATGTACTCACGAGTCGCCTCGCCATAGTTCATCATCAATGAGTACAACATCGCCATCTCTCCTACGAACAGGGTCGGTTCGCCGATCTCTTTTCTTCCCCGAAGGTAGGTACCGATCGACTTTTCAAAAAGCCGGTTATCGGATTGAGCCAGGCTGACGATGGTATAGCTCATGGCGCTCTTCGGTGCGGCGGCGATCGCGGCATTCCATGCCGAGTCCGCGCGCGCCTCGCTTCCCGATTTATAATAAAGAGTGCCAAGCGAGGCAAGAAGGTTGAGGTCATTGGGCTGGCGTTTCAACCATCGCAGATTCAGGGCAATCGCGGCATCATAATTTTTCAGTTGCTCATAACAGCGGCGGAGTCCGTCAAAGTAAACATAACTTGTCGAATCGGCCCGGGCGAGTTCCTCGTAAACCAAACGCGCCTGGTCGAATTCCCCGGCCTGCTCGAAATTTTTCGCCAGGCGGACTTTGTTCACGTCATCCTGAGTCTGAGCCAGGAGAGCAGAACACCACGCCAGAACGAACGCAAGAAAGAGCGCTTTCATGACAATCGACAGTTTAAATAATTGATGCAGCCGGCGCGAAAAGATCTCAGGGAGATTCAGGAAGGAGATGCCGATTTCAACGTGTTCACCATCAGCATGGCAATCGTCATCGGCCCGACCCCGCCGGGGACCGGCGTTATTGCGCCGGCAACATCTTTCACAGCGTCAAAATCCACATCGCCGACCAACCGATACCCTGTTTTCGTCGAGGGGTCCTCGATGCGGTTGATGCCGACATCGATGACAATAGAGCCCGGCTTCACCATTGACGCGGTGACCGCCCGGGGCTTTCCGATGGCCACGATCAGAATATCAGCCTGGCGCGCATAGAAACCGAGGTCTGCCGCGCCGGTGTGAGCGACGGTGACGATGGCGTTGCACCATTCTTTTTTCTGAAGAAGGATATTGGCGATCGGCTTGCCGACAATGTTGCTCCGTCCCGCAACTACGACGTGCTTGCCGGAGGGATTGATGCCGCTTCGTTTGAGCAGCTCCAGAATTCCGGCCGGCGTACAAGGGAAGAACGTATCGGCGCCGACCATCATTCGGCCAGCGCTGATCGGATGGAATCCGTCCACGTCCTTTTCGGGAGAGATCGCCTCGATTATTTTTTGCTCGTTGATGTGCCTGGGGAGCGGAAGCTGGACGAGGATGCCGTGGATCTTCTTATCCTTGTTGAACGCGCCGATCATTGCCAAAACTTCTTCTTCGGAGATCGATGCGGGAACCTGTTCTGTGATCGAATAGAAGCCGAGTTCCGCGCACGCTTTGCCCTTGCTCTTCACGTAAGACTGCGATGCCGGGTTTTCGCCGACAAGGATGAATGCAATCCCAGGAACGATGCCCGTGCGGCTCTTCAATCGCGCCGCGGACTC is a genomic window of Bacteroidota bacterium containing:
- the folD gene encoding bifunctional methylenetetrahydrofolate dehydrogenase/methenyltetrahydrofolate cyclohydrolase FolD is translated as MPASIIDGKKIAEEIRAEVKESAARLKSRTGIVPGIAFILVGENPASQSYVKSKGKACAELGFYSITEQVPASISEEEVLAMIGAFNKDKKIHGILVQLPLPRHINEQKIIEAISPEKDVDGFHPISAGRMMVGADTFFPCTPAGILELLKRSGINPSGKHVVVAGRSNIVGKPIANILLQKKEWCNAIVTVAHTGAADLGFYARQADILIVAIGKPRAVTASMVKPGSIVIDVGINRIEDPSTKTGYRLVGDVDFDAVKDVAGAITPVPGGVGPMTIAMLMVNTLKSASPS
- a CDS encoding tetratricopeptide repeat protein; its protein translation is MKALFLAFVLAWCSALLAQTQDDVNKVRLAKNFEQAGEFDQARLVYEELARADSTSYVYFDGLRRCYEQLKNYDAAIALNLRWLKRQPNDLNLLASLGTLYYKSGSEARADSAWNAAIAAAPKSAMSYTIVSLAQSDNRLFEKSIGTYLRGRKEIGEPTLFVGEMAMLYSLMMNYGEATREYMTMLSLNEHELELVESRLSGFTAKGEGLAAATTVVEEAAARDSRNVVVRRLLLWLYMEGKRFYKALEIAKEIDALTHSNGVEVMSFAGLAFKEKAYDAAAMAYRSFVENYRATAQTPNAMFGYARAMEELGPAADTLNDLRSVPGALLSESHPGYQGAMELYLSLSRDYPHTEVSVQALYRAAMMHFERYFDLDAAEAILDSLLMLPQAQKMSPAILSATGAVKVAQGKLAEASHRYAIAAASPYALPEEKTRARFALAEIQFFQAQFDSASSLLRDIAQALSDDESNDALRLLHFIKENQTGSGPALKEYAHAALLDRRKKYSEEIASLSSIVQTFPDAPLAENALLKKAELSVVVGQPNDALASYEKLLSDYPKSIMRDKAQFGIGELYQFQLKDKEKAIHAYEQLLALFPNSLLVEQARKRIRGLRGDVL